A window of the Cellvibrio sp. pealriver genome harbors these coding sequences:
- the lpdA gene encoding dihydrolipoyl dehydrogenase: MANIKTQLVVLGSGPGGYSAAFRAADLGLDVTLVERYSSLGGVCLNVGCIPSKALLHVAEVINETKHANNLGLSIGAVSHDLDKVRAYKDSVVSKLVSGVGAMAKGRKVRVVEGHGSFTGSHQLQVVNGGETTLIDFEHAIIAAGSRSVKLPFIPEDPRIFDSTGALELRSVPNRLLVIGGGIIGLEMATVYEALGSKVTVVEFADQLVPAADKDLVAVYSKYNKDRFEVLLSTKVESVTAKPDAIAVAFSGAQAPATPREFDAVLVAVGRTPNGKLIGADKAGVHVDERGFIPVNAYLQTNVPHIYAIGDIIGQPMLAHKATHEGHAAAEGVAGHPHKFEPMAIPSIAYTSPEIAWVGLTEKEAQQKGIAFKTAVFPWSASGRAIAADRSEGKTKLIYDPATDRLIGAGIVGVHAGELLGELTLALEFGASVEDIALTIHAHPTLHESVGLAAELGAGTITDLPNPKAKKA, translated from the coding sequence ATGGCAAATATCAAGACCCAATTAGTTGTACTCGGCAGCGGCCCCGGCGGATATTCCGCCGCATTTCGCGCGGCCGATTTAGGTTTGGACGTCACGCTGGTAGAGCGCTACTCCAGCCTGGGTGGTGTCTGCCTGAACGTGGGATGTATTCCTTCCAAAGCACTGCTGCACGTTGCCGAAGTGATTAATGAAACCAAACACGCCAATAACCTTGGCCTGAGCATAGGTGCTGTCAGTCACGATCTGGATAAGGTGCGCGCCTACAAGGATTCCGTGGTCAGCAAATTGGTATCCGGTGTCGGCGCTATGGCCAAAGGCCGCAAAGTGCGTGTGGTGGAAGGGCACGGCAGTTTTACCGGCAGCCATCAATTACAAGTCGTGAATGGCGGCGAAACCACATTGATCGACTTCGAACATGCGATCATCGCCGCTGGCTCACGCAGCGTGAAGTTACCCTTTATCCCCGAAGATCCTCGCATTTTTGACTCAACCGGCGCTCTTGAACTGCGCTCTGTACCCAACCGCCTGCTGGTAATTGGTGGCGGGATTATCGGGCTGGAAATGGCAACCGTTTACGAAGCGCTGGGCAGTAAAGTGACGGTGGTCGAATTTGCTGACCAACTGGTACCCGCTGCCGACAAAGACCTTGTCGCGGTGTACAGCAAGTACAACAAAGACCGTTTCGAGGTTCTGCTCTCCACCAAAGTAGAATCAGTGACCGCCAAACCGGATGCCATTGCTGTCGCCTTCAGCGGCGCGCAAGCCCCGGCCACCCCGCGCGAGTTCGATGCGGTACTAGTCGCCGTAGGCCGCACTCCCAATGGCAAGCTGATTGGTGCCGATAAAGCCGGCGTGCATGTGGATGAACGCGGCTTTATCCCGGTGAACGCATACCTGCAAACCAATGTGCCGCACATCTATGCGATTGGCGACATCATCGGCCAACCCATGCTTGCCCACAAAGCAACTCATGAAGGCCATGCCGCTGCCGAAGGTGTTGCTGGCCATCCGCACAAATTTGAACCTATGGCGATCCCTTCTATCGCCTACACCAGCCCCGAGATTGCATGGGTTGGCCTGACTGAGAAAGAAGCCCAGCAAAAAGGGATTGCATTCAAAACCGCGGTATTCCCCTGGAGTGCGAGTGGCCGTGCAATTGCTGCCGACCGCAGCGAGGGCAAGACCAAACTGATTTATGACCCTGCTACTGACCGTTTGATCGGTGCCGGGATTGTGGGTGTCCACGCCGGTGAGTTGCTGGGTGAATTGACGCTGGCGCTGGAGTTTGGCGCAAGTGTGGAAGACATCGCCCTGACCATCCACGCTCACCCGACCCTGCATGAATCCGTCGGTTTGGCGGCAGAATTGGGCGCAGGCACCATTACGGATTTGCCGAATCCAAAAGCAAAGAAAGCCTGA
- a CDS encoding FAD-binding oxidoreductase, with protein sequence MDRRQFLVVSLASAALTACGGGGGSDSSGGSSSSASDIWSDLDNQLAGTVLRPGNSQYDNFRPVFNTRFDSIKPAAVVRCSNAQDVQKALAFAQTNKLPLVPRCGGHGYAGYSTSEGGIVLELGQMNAISVGEGTAVVGAGAKLVDVYDQLTAKGVAIPAGSCLSVGIAGLTQGGGIGIVDRAYGLTCDNLLSADVILADGRMVTCDANNHADLFWALRGGGGGNFGVVTSFTFKTHTTSDITTLEAYFDFNDFVAVMTAWQAWPETLPNHIWAQVIPGWDSRSAAPSVYVRAFCIGSQAEMDIYWQQFLLAAKVTPLFKTQSTNSYRDTMLGGCAVNPSACYVAGYDPAGRAQRNAFAASSDFFHEPIDEAGLLVMKQAIADSFAQGNYGMMIMDLMRGAIDDIAADETAFIHRGALFSIEYYTYFAAGTSNATVDKAQTWVNNFRQIMKPWSSGGAYVNYIDPLISDWSQAYYGANYPRLQQVKATYDPTGFFRIPQGVKAS encoded by the coding sequence ATGGATCGTCGGCAATTTCTTGTAGTGTCCCTTGCGTCTGCTGCCTTGACCGCCTGTGGTGGTGGAGGCGGCAGCGATAGTTCTGGTGGTAGTTCTTCTTCTGCGAGCGATATTTGGTCTGACCTGGATAACCAGTTGGCGGGCACTGTGCTGCGCCCCGGCAATAGCCAGTACGATAATTTTCGCCCTGTTTTCAACACCCGCTTTGATAGCATCAAGCCCGCAGCGGTAGTGCGTTGTAGCAATGCGCAGGATGTCCAGAAAGCGCTCGCTTTTGCGCAAACCAATAAGCTGCCATTGGTGCCGCGTTGCGGTGGTCACGGCTATGCGGGTTATTCCACCAGCGAAGGCGGCATTGTGCTGGAGCTGGGGCAGATGAATGCGATCAGCGTTGGCGAAGGCACTGCGGTGGTGGGTGCTGGTGCCAAACTGGTGGATGTTTATGACCAACTGACCGCCAAAGGTGTGGCGATCCCGGCAGGCAGCTGCCTGAGCGTGGGGATTGCAGGCCTTACCCAGGGCGGCGGCATCGGCATTGTTGACCGCGCCTACGGCCTGACCTGCGATAACCTCCTCTCCGCTGATGTGATCTTGGCTGATGGCCGCATGGTCACCTGTGATGCGAATAACCATGCCGATCTGTTCTGGGCTTTGCGTGGCGGCGGCGGTGGCAATTTCGGCGTAGTGACCAGTTTTACGTTCAAAACCCACACCACCAGCGATATCACCACCCTTGAAGCGTATTTCGACTTCAACGATTTTGTCGCGGTAATGACAGCCTGGCAGGCGTGGCCAGAGACGCTGCCCAACCATATTTGGGCGCAGGTCATTCCCGGATGGGATAGTCGATCAGCCGCTCCGTCGGTGTACGTCCGGGCATTTTGTATTGGCTCCCAAGCGGAGATGGACATCTACTGGCAACAATTCCTGCTTGCCGCCAAAGTCACTCCACTCTTCAAAACCCAATCGACCAATAGCTACCGCGATACCATGCTGGGCGGCTGCGCGGTTAATCCGTCCGCCTGCTATGTGGCTGGTTATGACCCCGCCGGGCGCGCCCAGCGCAATGCCTTTGCCGCAAGTTCCGACTTCTTCCATGAGCCGATTGATGAGGCAGGATTGCTGGTGATGAAGCAGGCCATTGCCGACAGCTTTGCCCAAGGTAACTACGGCATGATGATTATGGATCTGATGCGCGGTGCGATTGATGACATCGCAGCCGATGAAACCGCATTTATCCATCGCGGTGCTTTGTTCAGTATCGAGTACTACACCTACTTCGCCGCAGGAACGTCTAATGCGACGGTGGATAAAGCGCAAACCTGGGTAAACAATTTCCGCCAGATCATGAAGCCCTGGAGTAGCGGCGGCGCTTATGTGAATTACATAGATCCGCTCATTAGCGATTGGTCACAAGCCTATTACGGTGCCAATTACCCGCGCTTGCAACAGGTTAAGGCGACCTATGATCCCACCGGTTTCTTCAGGATTCCCCAAGGGGTAAAGGCGAGCTAG
- a CDS encoding RidA family protein has translation MTNKAIIHSDNAPAAIGTYSQAVKVNHTVYLSGQIPLDPKTMQMVDGDFAAQAHQVFKNLAAVCDAAGGGLKDIVKLNIYLTDLANFPIVNEVMGQYFQQPYPARAAVGINQLPRAALIEADGVMVL, from the coding sequence ATGACCAATAAAGCCATTATTCACAGTGATAACGCCCCTGCCGCTATAGGGACTTATTCTCAAGCCGTGAAGGTAAACCATACCGTTTATTTGTCGGGCCAAATCCCGCTGGATCCCAAAACCATGCAAATGGTGGACGGCGATTTTGCAGCCCAGGCGCATCAGGTGTTTAAAAATCTGGCAGCGGTATGCGATGCCGCCGGTGGTGGTTTGAAGGACATCGTCAAGCTCAATATCTACCTGACGGATCTGGCCAATTTCCCGATTGTGAATGAAGTGATGGGTCAGTATTTCCAGCAGCCCTATCCCGCGCGTGCGGCAGTCGGCATCAACCAGTTGCCGCGTGCAGCCTTGATTGAAGCCGATGGCGTGATGGTGCTCTGA
- the spoT gene encoding bifunctional GTP diphosphokinase/guanosine-3',5'-bis pyrophosphate 3'-pyrophosphohydrolase, with product MQTIEALSHRLSSYLEPSQINLVKRAYFYAEQAHDGQKRRSGEAYITHPLAVADILATMHMDHQSLMAAMLHDVIEDTGISKKAIAGQFGDSVADLVDGVSKLTQIEFESHAEKQAENFQKMALAMANDLRVILVKLADRLHNMRTLGAMPPDKKRRIAKETLEIYAPIAHRLGMNEVRLELEDRSFYCMYPLRATRLQAALKTARGNRKELVEQIQTSFEKRLQKDNITAIVIGREKHLFSIYEKMRQKKKFFKEIMDVYAFRIIVDSVDTCYRVLGVVHNLYKPVTSEFKDYIAIPKANGYQSLHTVLVGMHGVPIEVQIRTKEMDEMANSGIAAHFLYKSNSDEPVNASHSRARQWVQGLLEMQKNAGNSLEFIENVKIDLFPDEVYVFTPKGKIVELPTGATPVDFAYAVHTDIGNTCVACRINERMAPLSQPLLSGQKVAIITAQGAQPNPNWLNFAVSAKARSAIRHYLKHQRHHQSVALGKRMLNRALGEIHMDLDHLSDEQQHKILYGTQVDSMEKLYEEIGLGNKVVYSVIKLLQPDAEVKARAGAMNSAITIDSAEGMMISFARCCRPIPGDPIIGHVSSGKGLVIHQDTCRNIAEIRSYPDKISQVNWAATVSGEFLVDVRVEVESDRGIIATLATRITEQGASIEHINVHERDAHNSVIHLCVGVHNRIHLANIMRRIRNLSFVIRVNRSKN from the coding sequence GTGCAAACCATCGAGGCCCTTAGCCATCGGCTTTCGTCTTATCTCGAACCTTCCCAAATCAATTTGGTGAAGCGCGCCTACTTCTACGCCGAACAAGCCCACGACGGTCAAAAACGTCGCAGCGGCGAAGCCTACATCACCCATCCTCTTGCCGTAGCCGACATCCTCGCCACCATGCATATGGACCATCAAAGCCTGATGGCCGCCATGCTGCATGATGTGATTGAAGATACCGGCATCAGCAAAAAAGCGATTGCCGGCCAATTTGGCGATTCAGTGGCGGATTTGGTTGATGGCGTGAGCAAACTCACCCAGATTGAGTTTGAATCCCACGCGGAAAAACAGGCGGAAAACTTCCAGAAAATGGCCTTGGCGATGGCCAATGACCTGCGCGTAATTCTGGTTAAACTTGCCGACCGCCTGCACAACATGCGTACCCTGGGTGCGATGCCACCCGATAAAAAGCGCCGCATCGCCAAAGAAACGCTGGAGATTTACGCGCCTATTGCCCATCGCTTGGGGATGAATGAGGTGCGTTTGGAGCTGGAAGACCGCAGCTTCTACTGCATGTATCCACTGCGCGCGACGCGCTTGCAAGCCGCACTCAAAACTGCGCGTGGTAACCGCAAGGAATTGGTTGAGCAGATCCAGACTTCGTTTGAAAAGCGCCTGCAGAAAGACAATATCACCGCGATTGTGATCGGCCGCGAGAAGCACTTATTCAGCATCTATGAAAAGATGCGCCAGAAGAAAAAGTTCTTCAAAGAAATTATGGATGTCTATGCATTCCGCATTATTGTCGATTCGGTAGACACCTGTTATCGCGTGCTCGGTGTGGTGCACAACCTGTACAAGCCGGTGACGAGCGAATTCAAAGACTACATCGCCATCCCCAAAGCTAACGGTTACCAGTCGTTGCATACTGTATTGGTCGGCATGCACGGGGTGCCGATTGAGGTGCAGATCCGCACCAAAGAAATGGATGAGATGGCCAATAGCGGGATCGCCGCCCACTTCCTCTACAAGTCCAACAGCGACGAGCCGGTCAACGCAAGCCATAGCCGTGCGCGCCAATGGGTGCAAGGCTTGTTGGAAATGCAAAAAAATGCGGGTAACTCCCTCGAATTCATCGAGAACGTGAAGATTGACCTCTTCCCCGATGAAGTCTACGTATTCACCCCCAAAGGCAAAATTGTGGAGTTACCGACTGGTGCAACACCGGTGGATTTTGCCTACGCCGTGCATACCGACATTGGTAATACCTGCGTGGCGTGCCGTATTAATGAGCGCATGGCTCCGCTGTCGCAACCCTTGTTGAGTGGCCAAAAGGTGGCGATCATCACCGCGCAGGGTGCACAGCCTAATCCTAACTGGTTGAATTTTGCGGTATCGGCAAAGGCGCGTTCGGCCATCCGCCATTACCTCAAGCATCAGCGCCATCACCAATCAGTGGCGTTGGGCAAGCGCATGCTCAACCGCGCCTTGGGTGAGATTCACATGGATCTGGATCACCTGAGCGATGAACAGCAGCACAAGATTCTCTACGGCACCCAAGTGGATTCCATGGAGAAGCTGTACGAGGAAATCGGTTTGGGTAACAAGGTGGTTTATTCGGTCATCAAGCTGCTGCAGCCGGATGCCGAGGTAAAAGCCCGCGCTGGTGCGATGAATTCGGCGATTACCATCGATTCTGCTGAAGGCATGATGATCAGCTTTGCCCGCTGCTGTCGCCCGATTCCGGGCGATCCGATTATCGGTCACGTCAGTTCCGGTAAAGGGTTGGTGATCCATCAGGATACATGCCGCAATATCGCTGAAATCCGCAGCTACCCTGACAAAATCAGCCAGGTAAACTGGGCGGCGACTGTCAGCGGCGAGTTTTTAGTGGATGTGCGGGTTGAAGTGGAAAGCGACCGCGGCATTATCGCCACCCTCGCCACGCGCATTACCGAGCAGGGTGCGAGCATCGAGCACATCAACGTGCACGAGCGCGATGCCCACAACAGCGTGATTCATCTCTGCGTCGGTGTACACAACCGCATTCACCTTGCCAATATCATGCGTCGCATCCGCAACCTGAGTTTTGTGATTCGCGTGAATCGCAGTAAAAACTAG
- the rpoZ gene encoding DNA-directed RNA polymerase subunit omega, translating to MARITVEDCLDHVDNRFELVMVGSKRARQLAIGGKDPHVAPENDKPTVIALREIEEGFIDASILLEKDTLPQPKPERVYDNEI from the coding sequence ATGGCACGTATTACCGTTGAAGATTGTTTGGATCACGTTGATAACCGTTTTGAGTTGGTGATGGTTGGCAGCAAGCGCGCGCGTCAATTGGCGATTGGTGGTAAAGATCCACACGTTGCGCCAGAAAATGACAAGCCGACTGTAATCGCCCTGCGCGAAATTGAAGAAGGTTTTATCGACGCCAGCATCCTGTTGGAAAAAGATACCCTGCCACAACCCAAGCCTGAGCGCGTGTACGACAACGAGATTTAA
- the gmk gene encoding guanylate kinase, which yields MANLGTLYTVSAPSGAGKTSLVSALVKSNPEVCVSVSHTTRPMRPGEVDGVNYHFVDHATFEKMLAEGAFLEHARVFSNLYGTSQQWVVDTLNQGIDVILEIDWQGAQQVRKLMPGTVSLFILPPSLACLRQRLTGRGQDDESVIEARMSEAISEMSHYVEADYLIINDDFTVALAQFQALITSQHIRLARQVERHSQLLGDLLA from the coding sequence ATGGCTAATCTCGGTACTCTCTACACTGTTTCCGCCCCTTCGGGTGCGGGCAAAACCAGTCTTGTCAGTGCGCTGGTCAAATCCAACCCGGAAGTCTGCGTATCGGTGTCCCACACCACACGCCCGATGCGCCCTGGCGAAGTGGATGGTGTGAATTACCATTTTGTCGATCATGCCACCTTTGAAAAGATGCTAGCCGAGGGTGCTTTTCTTGAGCATGCGCGGGTGTTCAGCAATCTTTATGGGACCTCGCAGCAATGGGTGGTTGATACCTTGAACCAAGGCATTGATGTAATTCTGGAGATCGATTGGCAAGGCGCGCAGCAAGTGCGCAAGCTGATGCCGGGTACAGTGAGTTTGTTTATCCTGCCGCCATCACTGGCCTGTTTGCGCCAGCGCTTGACCGGCCGTGGGCAAGACGACGAATCGGTAATCGAGGCGCGCATGAGCGAGGCGATCAGTGAAATGTCGCATTATGTTGAGGCCGATTATCTGATCATCAACGATGACTTTACCGTCGCACTGGCGCAGTTCCAGGCGTTGATCACCAGCCAGCATATCCGCCTTGCGCGTCAGGTTGAGCGCCATAGCCAGTTACTTGGCGACTTATTGGCTTAA
- a CDS encoding LTA synthase family protein: MKRFLTPPQSWSGCLLFLLVCTHLIYHWTTAGIQWINYSLWIATHLGNLLIAILIGTHLQQQLNPQRSNALLLQILIIYLLLQLINYPLQNPILDHAQAFFWLEPQGAGLFAGAALMSLSGIIIFHHFQLKSLMHWRSLLLPVFLLVLMIALATRHNSFYLVGLSITITAGYFLLDKKIPWHSFISGVFSTPTSWFYISLIFTSIIIHWSPPFFADTRLLVKYLFCILIGALIVLLSATHSATTLWAWISGWLDWISGTQNQNNNAHEIASLNSALGDAPLWKRLNQSRSISTLLALSLAALRILLITTLTFLIIELPLRYWSIQAALYWVHDSIFFAAIAYGAIFLIYCSLRTFLSWHAATIMLFILAGLFSVTSEIKTRYLGVPLVPSDLNLINQALDSLVFIVGTAKAFLIFSALFILLSVFSLGVWRFAKRLANRNPWIGMRGALSLLAIFWLLQPGNWSLDEKVPNAWESGDSAGLYKKIGFVTGFLFRYQQFYIRPPQGFSKQSITALATQINIDLQDIHVQPQQITHQPRPHIIAIQSEAFWDPGLLHSELFPHGSPGNLSTICKHYTGYCQTGYVEVPVFGGSTANSEFEFLTGLSMRLLPHATVPFVHYVQKPIPSIGWRLQQANYHTLGIHPNGGWFWNRDKAYPSLGFQEFLDISAFDDAEKNQLYVTDRAINNVVYDRIEQAQQPQFIFAVTMANHAPFTDQRYSSLRDVAIDWEQLPMLTEEEQQAIKTYSIGVRESRLALEELIHTYSEENAPPVIIVFYGDHLPILGENYSIYHKAGFKTETMHDQFQEFFSTPYLVWSNQPLSTPLASSMTVSLLGQEVITLAGLNPSGLQQVVSQLQDSRFLRRPTRAQVLSNEQQVPLTEQQKIARQLYKHANFDALFDQSTPAFFGLMPPATIKPVADANP; encoded by the coding sequence ATGAAACGATTTTTAACACCGCCACAGAGTTGGTCTGGCTGCTTACTTTTTTTATTGGTTTGCACCCATTTGATTTACCACTGGACAACCGCAGGCATTCAATGGATTAACTACAGCCTGTGGATAGCAACACATCTAGGCAATCTGCTGATCGCAATACTGATCGGAACGCATCTACAACAACAGCTTAACCCGCAACGAAGCAACGCATTATTACTGCAAATACTGATCATTTATCTCTTACTTCAACTAATTAACTATCCACTTCAAAACCCGATTCTTGACCATGCGCAGGCATTTTTCTGGTTGGAACCACAAGGCGCAGGGCTATTCGCTGGTGCTGCATTAATGTCACTAAGTGGAATTATTATTTTCCACCATTTCCAGTTAAAAAGCCTAATGCACTGGCGATCCTTATTGTTGCCTGTATTTTTGCTGGTATTGATGATTGCGTTAGCTACTCGCCATAATTCTTTTTATCTTGTCGGTCTTTCTATTACTATAACTGCCGGATATTTTCTCCTCGATAAAAAAATACCATGGCATTCATTTATTTCCGGCGTATTCAGTACACCCACATCCTGGTTTTATATCAGTTTGATTTTTACATCCATAATCATCCACTGGTCTCCGCCTTTTTTTGCAGACACCCGTCTTTTAGTAAAGTATTTGTTTTGCATCTTGATAGGCGCTTTGATCGTATTGCTGTCAGCAACGCATTCGGCTACCACATTGTGGGCCTGGATAAGCGGATGGCTTGATTGGATTAGCGGCACACAAAACCAAAACAATAATGCACATGAAATTGCTTCCCTCAACTCTGCTTTAGGCGATGCTCCCCTGTGGAAGCGTTTGAACCAATCACGGAGCATTAGCACTCTGCTTGCTCTATCACTTGCCGCATTGCGTATCCTGCTCATCACAACGCTGACTTTTTTGATTATTGAATTACCGCTCCGGTATTGGTCGATTCAAGCCGCTTTGTATTGGGTACATGATTCAATTTTTTTCGCCGCAATAGCTTATGGCGCTATCTTTTTAATTTATTGTAGCTTGCGCACTTTTTTAAGTTGGCACGCAGCAACAATCATGTTGTTTATTTTGGCAGGACTTTTTTCGGTCACCAGCGAAATAAAAACGCGATACCTTGGCGTTCCTCTGGTGCCCAGCGATTTAAACCTGATTAATCAAGCCCTGGATTCATTAGTCTTTATTGTCGGAACAGCAAAAGCGTTTTTGATATTTTCTGCACTTTTTATCCTGCTGTCTGTATTTTCTTTAGGTGTCTGGCGCTTCGCAAAACGACTTGCCAACAGAAATCCATGGATTGGTATGCGCGGGGCACTTTCTTTGTTGGCTATTTTTTGGTTATTACAACCAGGAAATTGGTCTCTGGATGAAAAAGTCCCCAATGCATGGGAAAGTGGTGACAGTGCAGGCCTGTATAAAAAAATTGGTTTTGTTACCGGATTTTTATTCCGCTATCAGCAGTTTTACATACGTCCACCACAAGGCTTTTCCAAACAATCCATTACAGCCCTGGCAACACAAATAAATATCGACCTGCAAGATATTCACGTACAACCTCAGCAGATTACACATCAACCCCGGCCTCATATTATTGCGATTCAATCAGAAGCATTTTGGGATCCAGGCTTATTGCACAGCGAGTTATTTCCTCATGGATCGCCCGGAAATTTATCGACCATTTGTAAACACTACACTGGATATTGCCAAACAGGCTATGTGGAAGTTCCGGTCTTTGGTGGCAGTACTGCGAATAGTGAGTTTGAATTTCTCACCGGTTTATCCATGAGATTGTTACCGCACGCGACAGTACCGTTTGTTCATTACGTTCAGAAACCGATTCCCAGTATTGGCTGGCGATTACAGCAAGCCAATTACCACACGCTGGGGATTCATCCCAATGGCGGTTGGTTTTGGAACCGTGATAAAGCCTACCCATCACTTGGTTTCCAGGAATTTTTGGATATCAGCGCCTTCGATGATGCAGAAAAAAATCAACTGTATGTAACAGATCGCGCCATAAACAATGTGGTTTATGATCGGATTGAGCAGGCACAACAACCGCAATTTATTTTTGCCGTCACTATGGCCAACCACGCGCCGTTTACTGACCAGCGTTATTCGTCGTTGCGCGATGTCGCGATTGATTGGGAACAGTTGCCAATGCTAACGGAAGAAGAGCAACAGGCTATCAAAACCTACTCTATCGGTGTGCGCGAATCACGTCTGGCACTGGAAGAACTCATCCATACTTATAGCGAAGAAAATGCGCCGCCAGTCATTATTGTGTTTTACGGTGATCACTTGCCTATTCTTGGAGAAAATTATTCTATCTATCACAAGGCGGGTTTTAAAACAGAAACTATGCACGATCAATTTCAGGAGTTTTTTTCAACTCCTTATCTTGTATGGAGCAACCAACCTCTGTCCACGCCACTGGCCAGCTCAATGACAGTTTCATTATTGGGTCAAGAAGTCATAACTCTGGCAGGATTGAACCCAAGCGGTTTGCAACAAGTGGTTAGCCAGTTACAAGACTCGCGCTTTTTACGCAGACCAACGCGCGCACAGGTTTTATCAAATGAACAACAGGTGCCTTTGACCGAACAACAAAAAATAGCGCGACAGCTCTACAAACACGCTAATTTCGATGCACTGTTCGATCAGTCCACGCCGGCATTTTTTGGTTTGATGCCACCTGCCACCATAAAGCCGGTGGCAGATGCGAATCCATAA
- a CDS encoding TRAP transporter substrate-binding protein, with protein MNNKSINWYPLVIVVLIAAFAATFAALVLEKSKPKKAAIQTVASEQHSSAVSTQTYHWKMVTSWPKNTPGLGVGAENVARVINEMSGGRLQIHVYGANELVPAMGVFDAVSAGSVEMGHSGSYFWRGKVPAAQFFTSVPFGMNAQELYGWINHGGGLELWREIYAPFNLIPFPAGNTGVQMAGWFNREINSVNDLRGLKMRIPGLAGEVFNLAGGTSVNIPGGELYTALQTGVIDAAEWVGPENDLAFGFQQIAKYYYYPGWHEPGPSMELIINKTAFESLPKDLQAIVTYAARAMSQDMFDSYTAHNSRALKELVDKQGVQIRKLPDEVLKRFYEISQQVYEQQAAKDPQFKKVYESYKHFMRDSAAYQKISEQTYYEVRDSLSK; from the coding sequence ATGAACAATAAATCTATTAATTGGTACCCGCTGGTTATCGTTGTGTTGATCGCGGCGTTTGCGGCGACATTTGCGGCCTTGGTGTTGGAGAAATCCAAACCAAAAAAAGCGGCGATACAAACCGTGGCGAGTGAGCAACATTCGTCAGCCGTTTCTACACAAACCTATCACTGGAAAATGGTGACTTCCTGGCCGAAAAATACGCCTGGCCTTGGCGTGGGCGCGGAGAATGTTGCGCGTGTAATTAATGAAATGTCGGGCGGGCGTTTACAAATCCATGTGTACGGCGCAAATGAATTGGTGCCTGCGATGGGGGTGTTTGATGCTGTGTCTGCAGGCAGTGTGGAGATGGGGCACTCAGGTAGTTATTTTTGGCGTGGCAAGGTACCAGCGGCGCAGTTTTTTACCTCTGTGCCGTTTGGTATGAACGCGCAGGAATTGTATGGCTGGATTAATCACGGCGGCGGTTTGGAATTGTGGCGAGAAATTTATGCACCGTTTAATTTGATTCCCTTTCCGGCGGGTAATACCGGTGTGCAAATGGCGGGGTGGTTTAACCGCGAAATAAATTCAGTGAACGATTTACGCGGATTAAAAATGCGCATCCCCGGTTTGGCGGGCGAGGTGTTTAATCTTGCTGGCGGCACTTCAGTCAATATTCCCGGCGGTGAACTTTATACAGCGCTGCAAACCGGTGTGATCGATGCCGCTGAATGGGTCGGGCCGGAAAATGATTTGGCGTTTGGTTTTCAGCAGATCGCTAAATATTACTATTACCCGGGTTGGCACGAGCCGGGGCCGTCAATGGAGTTGATCATCAACAAAACCGCGTTTGAGAGTTTACCTAAAGATTTGCAAGCTATTGTGACTTATGCCGCGCGTGCGATGAGTCAGGATATGTTTGACAGTTACACCGCACACAATAGCCGCGCGCTAAAAGAATTGGTTGATAAACAAGGTGTGCAAATTCGCAAATTGCCAGATGAAGTGTTAAAGCGCTTTTATGAAATTTCGCAGCAGGTGTATGAACAGCAAGCCGCGAAAGATCCGCAATTTAAAAAGGTTTATGAATCCTATAAGCATTTTATGCGTGATTCGGCTGCCTACCAGAAAATATCCGAGCAGACCTATTACGAGGTAAGAGATTCATTATCCAAGTAG